One region of Catenuloplanes indicus genomic DNA includes:
- a CDS encoding succinate dehydrogenase/fumarate reductase iron-sulfur subunit, with protein sequence MNLKLRVWRQKGPEDKGRMVTYEVTDISPDASFLEMLDVLNERLILEGDDPIAFDHDCREGICGMCGMMINGVAHGPERATTTCQLHMRHFNDGDSITIEPWRAAPFPVIKDLVVNRGALDTIIQAGGYITAPTGTAPDAHATPVPKADADAAFEAATCIGCGACVAACPNGSSMLFTAAKVAHLGLLPQGQPERSSRVVSMIEAQDEAGFGGCTNAGECTTVCPKGIPLNLIGRLNADYLKAVSGR encoded by the coding sequence ATGAACCTCAAGCTGCGCGTCTGGCGTCAGAAGGGCCCGGAGGACAAGGGCCGGATGGTGACGTACGAGGTCACCGACATCTCCCCGGACGCCTCCTTCCTGGAGATGCTCGACGTCCTCAACGAGCGCCTGATTCTCGAGGGCGACGACCCGATCGCGTTCGACCACGACTGCCGCGAGGGCATCTGCGGCATGTGCGGCATGATGATCAACGGCGTGGCGCACGGCCCGGAGCGGGCCACTACCACCTGCCAGCTGCACATGCGCCACTTCAACGACGGTGACTCGATCACCATCGAGCCGTGGCGGGCCGCACCGTTCCCGGTGATCAAGGACCTGGTGGTCAACCGCGGCGCGCTGGACACGATCATCCAGGCCGGTGGCTACATCACCGCGCCGACCGGCACCGCGCCGGACGCACACGCCACGCCGGTCCCGAAGGCGGACGCGGACGCCGCGTTCGAGGCCGCCACCTGCATCGGCTGCGGCGCCTGCGTCGCCGCCTGCCCGAACGGCTCGTCCATGCTGTTCACCGCGGCCAAGGTCGCCCACCTGGGCCTGCTCCCGCAGGGCCAGCCGGAGCGCTCCTCCCGCGTGGTCAGCATGATCGAGGCCCAGGACGAGGCCGGCTTCGGCGGCTGCACCAACGCCGGCGAGTGCACCACGGTCTGCCCGAAGGGCATCCCGCTCAACCTGATCGGCCGCCTCAACGCCGACTACCTGAAGGCCGTCTCCGGCCGCTGA
- a CDS encoding TetR/AcrR family transcriptional regulator: MPRAGLDRATVIAAGAALADEVGLAGLTMGLLAERLGVRTPSLYKHVENLESLHRGISVQAKADLTQALARATAGRSGADAGRALADAWRRWALDHPGRYAAGDRVPAPGDEEHVRVTNDLLQLLYDVLAGFDLHGTHAVDAARAFRSALHGFTALEAAGGFGLPGDIDRSFHFLIDTVIAGLQTPHPATPPDDDRPEARFHPLPG, from the coding sequence GTGCCTAGGGCCGGCCTGGACCGCGCCACGGTCATCGCGGCCGGCGCCGCCCTCGCCGACGAGGTCGGCCTGGCCGGCCTCACCATGGGTCTGCTGGCCGAGCGGCTCGGCGTCCGTACCCCCTCGCTCTACAAGCACGTCGAGAACCTGGAGTCGCTGCACCGCGGCATCTCCGTGCAGGCCAAGGCCGACCTCACGCAGGCACTGGCCCGCGCGACCGCCGGCCGCTCCGGCGCCGACGCGGGCCGCGCGCTCGCCGACGCCTGGCGCCGCTGGGCCCTCGACCACCCCGGCCGGTACGCCGCCGGCGACCGCGTCCCCGCCCCCGGCGACGAGGAACACGTCCGCGTCACCAACGACCTCCTGCAACTCCTCTACGACGTCCTGGCCGGCTTCGACCTGCACGGCACCCACGCGGTCGACGCAGCGCGCGCGTTCCGCTCCGCCCTGCACGGCTTCACCGCCCTCGAGGCCGCCGGCGGCTTCGGCCTCCCGGGCGACATCGACCGCAGCTTCCACTTCCTCATCGACACCGTCATCGCGGGCTTACAGACCCCACACCCAGCCACCCCTCCCGACGACGACCGGCCCGAAGCCCGATTCCACCCGCTTCCCGGCTGA
- the hisF gene encoding imidazole glycerol phosphate synthase subunit HisF, whose amino-acid sequence MTVAVRVIPCLDVDAGRVVKGVNFADLRDAGDPVELAAAYDAAGADELTFLDVTASSDDRGTMLDVVRRTAESVFIPLTVGGGVRSVENVDTLLRAGADKVGVNTAAIARPELISEIAHRFGNQVLVLSLDVRRSPELGFEVTTHGGRRGTGLDAVEWARRVAELGAGEILLNSMDADGTKAGFDLELIGRVREVVDIPVIASGGAGAVAHFPPAVEAGADAVLAASVFHFGELSIPEVKTALREAGHPVR is encoded by the coding sequence ATGACTGTGGCGGTGCGCGTGATCCCGTGTCTGGACGTGGACGCCGGGCGGGTGGTCAAGGGTGTGAACTTCGCCGACCTGCGGGACGCGGGCGACCCGGTCGAGCTGGCCGCCGCCTACGACGCGGCCGGTGCGGACGAGCTGACGTTCCTGGACGTGACGGCCAGCTCCGACGACCGCGGCACGATGCTGGACGTGGTGCGCCGGACCGCCGAATCGGTCTTCATCCCGCTGACCGTCGGCGGCGGCGTGCGCTCGGTGGAGAACGTGGACACGCTGCTCCGGGCCGGTGCGGACAAGGTCGGCGTGAACACCGCCGCGATCGCCCGCCCCGAGCTGATCTCCGAGATCGCGCACCGCTTCGGCAACCAGGTCCTGGTGCTCTCGCTGGACGTGCGCCGCAGTCCCGAACTCGGCTTCGAGGTGACCACGCACGGCGGCCGCCGCGGCACCGGCCTGGACGCGGTCGAGTGGGCACGCCGGGTGGCCGAGCTGGGCGCCGGCGAGATCCTGCTGAACTCGATGGACGCGGACGGTACGAAGGCCGGCTTCGACCTGGAGCTGATCGGCCGGGTCCGCGAGGTGGTGGACATCCCGGTGATCGCCAGCGGCGGCGCCGGTGCGGTGGCCCACTTCCCGCCCGCGGTCGAGGCCGGTGCGGACGCGGTGCTCGCCGCCAGCGTCTTCCACTTCGGCGAGCTCTCCATCCCCGAGGTCAAGACCGCGCTCCGCGAGGCCGGCCACCCGGTCCGATAG
- a CDS encoding AraC family transcriptional regulator produces MDVITDIVGTMRASGAAGGHLFRRSGPWGLRFPAVDGAGFHVVRHGTGWLVAADRRPVPVGPGDVVFSPYGAEHGFSDTPRPVGSLPVADPNEPGEPGPADVELVCGGYLLNRGRVHPYLRTLPEVVVMSSPELHRDPALRALVDLVGTDVHRDRRAAAVVLPAVVDLLLVHGLEWVRERLARPEVPAVTDAAIAAVLRAVRAGLDRPWTVGRLSAVAGLPRAAFARRFAELVGEPPMTWVIHQRLGHAAGLLRTTGEPLAVIARQVGYAGEFAFAAAFRRRFGIAPGRYRQNAAGRPG; encoded by the coding sequence GTGGACGTGATCACCGACATCGTCGGCACCATGCGGGCGAGCGGCGCCGCCGGTGGGCACCTGTTCCGCCGTTCGGGACCGTGGGGCCTGCGGTTCCCGGCCGTCGACGGCGCCGGCTTCCACGTGGTCCGGCACGGCACCGGCTGGCTGGTCGCGGCGGACCGGCGCCCGGTGCCGGTGGGACCCGGCGACGTCGTCTTCTCCCCGTACGGCGCGGAGCACGGGTTCTCCGACACGCCGCGGCCGGTCGGCTCGCTGCCGGTCGCCGACCCGAACGAGCCCGGTGAGCCCGGTCCGGCCGACGTCGAGCTCGTCTGCGGCGGCTACCTGCTGAACCGTGGCCGGGTGCACCCCTACCTGCGCACGCTGCCCGAGGTCGTGGTGATGTCGTCCCCGGAGCTGCACCGGGATCCGGCGCTGCGCGCGCTGGTGGACCTGGTGGGTACGGACGTGCATCGGGACCGGCGGGCCGCCGCCGTGGTCCTGCCCGCGGTCGTCGACCTGTTGCTCGTGCACGGCCTGGAGTGGGTCCGGGAGCGGCTGGCCCGGCCCGAGGTGCCGGCGGTCACGGACGCGGCGATCGCGGCCGTGCTGCGCGCGGTGCGGGCAGGGCTGGACCGGCCGTGGACGGTCGGGCGGCTCAGCGCCGTCGCGGGTCTGCCCCGGGCCGCGTTCGCCAGGCGGTTCGCCGAACTGGTGGGGGAGCCGCCGATGACCTGGGTGATCCATCAGCGGCTGGGGCACGCGGCCGGTCTGCTGCGCACGACCGGGGAACCGCTCGCGGTCATCGCCCGGCAGGTCGGCTACGCCGGTGAGTTCGCGTTCGCCGCCGCGTTCCGGCGGCGGTTCGGGATCGCGCCGGGGCGGTACCGGCAGAACGCGGCCGGCCGGCCCGGCTGA
- a CDS encoding fumarate reductase/succinate dehydrogenase flavoprotein subunit, with product MTFWTQGEPIADTAAPDGPVETRWERRQFSAKLVNPANRRKLTVIVVGTGLAGGSAAATLGEAGYHVKSYCYQDSPRRAHSIAAQGGINAAKNYRNDGDSIYRLFYDTVKGGDFRARESNVYRLAQVSVNIIDQCVAQGVPFAREYGGLLDNRSFGGTQVSRTFYARGQTGQQLLLGAYQALERQIAAGNVEMHERHEMLELIIVDGKARGIVVRDMVTGEITTEVADAVVLASGGYGNVFFLSTNAKGCNVTATWRAHRKGAYFANPCYTQIHPTCIPESGSHQSKLTLMSESLRNDGRVWVPKKAGDHREAADIPEDERDYYLERIYPAFGNLVPRDIASRAAKNVCDEGRGVGPGGLGVYLDFADAIQRLGRAAVEAKYGNLFEMYSRITGEDPYVTPMRIYPAVHYTMGGLWVDYDLQSNIPGLFVIGEANFSDHGANRLGASALMQGLADGYFVLPNTLGNYLASGPYPKVTADHPAVVEARRDVEERISKFLSINGDRTVDSFHRELGHIMWEYCGMERTEEGLTKAIGLIRSLREEFWTRVKVPGVGAELNQNLEKAGRVADFFELAELMCIDALHRAESCGGHFRAESQTEDGEALRHDDEFAYVAAWEHVGFGSAPTLHKEDLNFEYVHPTQRSYK from the coding sequence ATGACTTTCTGGACTCAGGGCGAGCCGATCGCCGACACCGCGGCCCCGGACGGCCCGGTCGAGACCCGCTGGGAGCGGCGCCAGTTCTCCGCCAAGCTGGTCAACCCGGCCAACCGCCGCAAGCTCACCGTGATCGTGGTCGGCACCGGCCTGGCCGGTGGCTCCGCCGCGGCCACGCTCGGCGAGGCCGGCTACCACGTCAAGTCCTACTGCTACCAGGACAGCCCGCGGCGCGCGCACTCGATCGCGGCCCAGGGCGGCATCAACGCGGCCAAGAACTACCGCAACGACGGCGACTCGATCTACCGCCTGTTCTACGACACGGTCAAGGGCGGCGACTTCCGCGCCCGCGAGTCGAACGTGTACCGCCTGGCCCAGGTCAGCGTTAACATCATCGACCAGTGCGTGGCGCAGGGCGTGCCGTTCGCCCGTGAGTACGGCGGCCTGCTGGACAACCGCTCGTTCGGCGGCACCCAGGTGTCCCGCACGTTCTACGCCCGGGGCCAGACCGGTCAGCAGCTGCTGCTCGGTGCGTACCAGGCGCTGGAGCGGCAGATCGCGGCCGGCAACGTGGAGATGCACGAGCGGCACGAGATGCTCGAGCTGATCATCGTGGACGGCAAGGCGCGCGGCATCGTGGTCCGCGACATGGTGACCGGCGAGATCACCACCGAGGTCGCGGACGCGGTCGTGCTCGCCTCCGGCGGCTACGGCAACGTCTTCTTCCTCTCCACCAACGCCAAGGGCTGCAACGTCACCGCGACCTGGCGCGCGCACCGCAAGGGCGCGTACTTCGCGAACCCGTGTTACACGCAGATCCACCCGACCTGCATCCCGGAGTCCGGCTCGCACCAGAGCAAGCTCACGCTGATGTCGGAGTCGCTGCGCAACGACGGCCGGGTGTGGGTGCCGAAGAAGGCCGGTGACCACCGTGAGGCCGCGGACATCCCGGAGGACGAGCGCGACTACTACCTGGAGCGCATCTACCCGGCGTTCGGCAACCTGGTGCCGCGCGACATCGCGTCCCGGGCCGCGAAGAACGTGTGCGACGAGGGCCGCGGCGTCGGCCCCGGCGGGCTCGGCGTCTACCTGGACTTCGCGGACGCGATCCAGCGGCTGGGCAGGGCGGCGGTCGAGGCGAAGTACGGCAACCTGTTCGAGATGTACTCCCGGATCACCGGCGAGGACCCGTACGTCACGCCGATGCGCATCTACCCGGCGGTGCACTACACGATGGGCGGGCTCTGGGTCGACTACGACCTGCAGTCCAACATCCCCGGCCTGTTCGTGATCGGCGAGGCGAACTTCTCCGACCACGGTGCGAACCGGCTCGGCGCGTCCGCGCTGATGCAGGGCCTGGCGGACGGGTACTTCGTATTGCCGAACACGCTCGGCAACTACTTGGCGTCGGGGCCGTACCCCAAGGTCACGGCGGATCACCCGGCCGTTGTCGAGGCACGCCGGGACGTCGAGGAGCGGATCAGCAAGTTCCTCTCCATCAACGGCGACCGGACCGTCGACTCCTTCCACCGCGAGCTCGGCCACATCATGTGGGAGTACTGCGGCATGGAGCGCACCGAGGAGGGCCTGACCAAGGCGATCGGGCTGATCCGCTCGCTGCGCGAGGAGTTCTGGACCCGGGTCAAGGTGCCGGGCGTCGGGGCCGAGCTGAACCAGAACCTGGAGAAGGCCGGCCGCGTCGCCGACTTCTTCGAGCTGGCCGAGCTGATGTGCATCGACGCGCTGCACCGGGCCGAGTCCTGCGGCGGTCACTTCCGGGCGGAGAGCCAGACCGAGGACGGCGAGGCGCTGCGGCACGACGACGAGTTCGCGTACGTCGCGGCCTGGGAGCACGTCGGCTTCGGCTCGGCGCCCACGCTGCACAAGGAAGACCTCAACTTCGAGTACGTCCACCCCACCCAGCGGAGCTACAAGTAA
- a CDS encoding LysR family transcriptional regulator, protein MRVQLQQLRYFVAVAELRHFTHAADQLGVSQPTLSKQIHTLEIALGAPLFDRHPGNVRLTTVGETLLPLARRIVTDADAARHAVQEIVGLRRGRVRLGATPSLCTSLVPGVLRNFREHHPEVELHVDEGGSQDLVVDLIAHSLDLALIVLPDQGSDPALHTEQILRESLVVASVASGPPPTLSGRLALAELRDTPLVMFRVGYDLRTATIEACRRAGFTPRYAVEGGEMDAVLAFVEAGLGVALVPGMVLANRPLLRATPLAAPGVHRTIALARRRESVLPHAATALRETLLDFIAAGPLPAGVTVIQSPPAAPNP, encoded by the coding sequence ATTCGAGTGCAGCTACAGCAGCTCCGATACTTCGTCGCAGTGGCAGAACTCCGACATTTCACCCATGCGGCTGATCAGTTGGGCGTTTCACAGCCAACGCTCAGTAAGCAGATTCACACGTTGGAAATAGCACTCGGCGCACCGTTGTTCGACCGCCACCCGGGCAACGTCCGCCTCACCACGGTCGGCGAGACGCTGCTGCCGCTGGCTCGCCGCATCGTCACGGACGCGGACGCGGCCCGGCACGCGGTCCAGGAGATCGTCGGCCTGCGGCGCGGCCGGGTCCGGCTCGGCGCCACCCCCAGCCTGTGCACGTCGCTCGTCCCCGGCGTGCTCCGGAACTTCCGGGAGCACCACCCCGAGGTGGAGCTGCACGTCGACGAGGGCGGCTCACAGGACCTGGTCGTCGACCTGATCGCGCACTCGCTGGACCTGGCCCTGATCGTGCTGCCCGACCAGGGCAGCGACCCGGCGCTGCACACCGAGCAGATCCTGCGCGAGTCGCTGGTCGTCGCGTCCGTCGCCAGCGGCCCGCCGCCCACGCTCTCCGGCCGGCTCGCGCTCGCTGAGCTGCGCGACACCCCGCTGGTCATGTTCCGCGTCGGCTACGACCTGCGCACCGCCACCATCGAGGCATGCCGCCGGGCCGGTTTCACCCCCCGCTACGCGGTCGAGGGCGGCGAGATGGACGCGGTGCTCGCGTTCGTCGAGGCCGGCCTCGGCGTCGCCCTGGTCCCCGGCATGGTGCTGGCCAACCGCCCGCTGCTGCGCGCCACGCCGCTGGCCGCGCCGGGCGTGCACCGCACGATCGCGCTCGCCCGCCGCCGCGAGTCGGTCCTCCCGCACGCGGCCACCGCGCTCCGCGAGACGCTGCTCGACTTCATCGCGGCCGGTCCGCTCCCGGCGGGGGTCACGGTCATCCAGTCGCCGCCTGCGGCGCCGAATCCCTGA
- a CDS encoding alpha/beta fold hydrolase encodes MTEFLTVDGGTLAYEVSGTAGPLIVLAHGMGDSRAAYRFLTPALVDAGYRVAAVDLRGSGESSAQWPSYSRTDIAGDLIALMTHLGGPAVLVGHSISGGAATIAAATAPSLVTAVVELTPFTRPQSIALRDLGVSRVRRGMTALLGTALLGSVGQWRKYLEIAYPGRRPADWDARLTEIEAMLCEPGRMTALQKMGRTMPADAGAQLASVRCPVLIVQGTLDPDWASPRAEGEAIVAALPAGLGRLEMIEGAGHYPHVQYPAEVVTTMLSFLSAARA; translated from the coding sequence ATGACCGAATTCCTGACCGTCGACGGCGGCACGCTGGCCTACGAGGTGAGCGGCACGGCCGGCCCGCTGATCGTGCTGGCGCACGGCATGGGTGACAGCCGCGCGGCGTACCGTTTTCTCACGCCGGCCCTGGTCGACGCCGGTTACCGGGTCGCCGCCGTCGACTTGCGCGGCAGCGGCGAGTCCAGCGCGCAGTGGCCGTCCTACTCGCGCACCGACATCGCCGGTGACCTGATCGCGCTGATGACCCACCTGGGCGGCCCGGCCGTGCTGGTCGGCCACTCGATCTCCGGCGGCGCCGCCACGATCGCGGCCGCCACCGCCCCATCGCTGGTCACCGCCGTGGTGGAGCTGACGCCGTTCACCCGCCCGCAGTCGATCGCGCTCCGCGACCTGGGCGTGTCCCGCGTCCGCCGCGGCATGACCGCGCTGCTCGGCACCGCCCTGCTCGGCAGCGTCGGGCAGTGGCGGAAGTACCTGGAGATCGCCTACCCGGGCCGCCGCCCGGCCGACTGGGACGCGCGCCTGACCGAGATCGAGGCCATGCTGTGCGAGCCCGGCCGGATGACGGCGCTGCAGAAGATGGGCCGGACCATGCCTGCGGACGCCGGCGCCCAGCTGGCCAGCGTCCGCTGCCCGGTGCTGATCGTCCAGGGCACGCTCGACCCCGACTGGGCGTCGCCGCGCGCCGAGGGGGAGGCGATCGTGGCCGCGCTCCCCGCCGGTCTCGGCCGGCTTGAGATGATCGAGGGCGCGGGCCACTACCCGCATGTCCAGTACCCCGCAGAGGTGGTCACCACGATGCTGTCGTTCCTGAGCGCCGCCCGTGCCTAG
- the yczE gene encoding membrane protein YczE, with protein MTTVSNSLGTSLALRDRFGRRFTQLQAGLIAYGVSMALMIESHLGLDPWDVFHQGLALRTGLSFGTVTIVVGVIVLLLWIPLRQRPGIGTVSNVIVIGLVVDLALALLPTPAPLWARIAFLGGGIVLNAFATGLYIGARLGPGPRDGLMTGYVARHPHRSIRLVRTVVEVTVLALGWLLGGAVGLGTVAYALAIGPLTQWFLPRLMVRDTPAVQ; from the coding sequence ATGACCACCGTGAGCAACTCGCTCGGCACGTCCCTCGCGCTCCGTGACCGATTCGGCCGCCGTTTCACCCAGCTCCAGGCCGGCCTGATCGCGTACGGCGTGAGCATGGCCCTGATGATCGAGTCCCACCTCGGACTGGACCCGTGGGACGTGTTCCACCAGGGCCTGGCGCTGCGCACCGGTCTGTCGTTCGGGACCGTCACGATCGTGGTCGGCGTGATCGTGCTGCTGCTCTGGATCCCGCTGCGGCAGCGCCCGGGCATCGGCACGGTCAGCAACGTGATCGTGATCGGCCTGGTCGTCGACCTCGCGCTGGCGCTGCTGCCCACGCCGGCGCCGCTCTGGGCGCGGATCGCGTTCCTCGGCGGCGGCATCGTGCTGAACGCGTTCGCCACCGGCCTCTACATCGGCGCGCGGCTCGGCCCCGGCCCGCGCGACGGCCTGATGACCGGCTACGTGGCACGCCACCCGCACCGCTCGATCCGGCTCGTCCGTACCGTGGTGGAAGTGACGGTCCTCGCGCTCGGCTGGCTGCTCGGCGGCGCGGTCGGTCTCGGCACGGTCGCCTACGCGCTCGCGATCGGCCCGCTCACCCAGTGGTTCCTGCCGCGGCTGATGGTGCGGGACACGCCCGCCGTGCAGTGA
- a CDS encoding succinate dehydrogenase cytochrome b subunit codes for MKIIMAVSGAVLVLYLFAHMVGNLKIFVGAADFDHYAHWLRELGAPVLPHQWGLWMVRIGLTVAVIAHIVSATLLTIRARKARPVKYAHRPKVQGSYAARTMRWGGVIILLFVIYHILDLTTGTVHPDFAEGEVYNNVVADFAPERWYVTLFYVVSVIAVGFHLRHGIWSAVRTLGQQSARGQRVARAVALVVALVLTAGFLSVPFAVTTGLVG; via the coding sequence TTGAAGATCATCATGGCGGTCAGCGGTGCCGTCCTGGTCCTTTACCTCTTCGCGCACATGGTCGGCAACCTCAAGATCTTCGTGGGTGCGGCGGACTTCGACCACTACGCGCACTGGCTGCGCGAGCTCGGTGCGCCGGTGCTGCCCCACCAGTGGGGTCTGTGGATGGTGCGGATCGGCCTGACGGTCGCGGTGATCGCGCACATCGTCTCCGCGACGCTGCTGACGATCCGGGCCCGTAAGGCACGCCCGGTCAAGTACGCGCACCGGCCCAAGGTGCAGGGCAGCTACGCCGCGCGCACGATGCGCTGGGGCGGCGTGATCATCCTGCTCTTCGTGATCTATCACATCCTGGACCTGACCACCGGCACGGTGCACCCGGACTTCGCCGAGGGCGAGGTCTACAACAACGTGGTCGCCGACTTCGCGCCGGAGCGGTGGTACGTGACGCTGTTCTACGTGGTCTCGGTGATCGCGGTCGGCTTCCACCTGCGGCACGGCATCTGGAGCGCGGTCCGTACGCTGGGCCAGCAGTCCGCGCGCGGGCAGCGTGTCGCCCGGGCCGTCGCGCTGGTGGTCGCGCTGGTGCTGACCGCCGGCTTCCTCTCCGTACCCTTCGCCGTGACGACCGGGCTGGTGGGCTGA
- the yczR gene encoding MocR-like transcription factor YczR has protein sequence MSVVIRGSQLARMLGQWHPLPGTRRSPEYAALAQAVRGLLSDGRLALGVRLPAERELAEALSISRTTVTAAYRELRETGHLASRRGAGSWTTLPSGHRVSTTGLWTPTDTMGMIDLGCAALPPPPQLVPAARAAAEALPCYLGDAGYHPTGIIELREAVAERFRARGLPTSPEQIMITSGTQQALDLVLRHHLAVGAGVLVESPTYPNALAALAARRARIGTHGLDPAAGWDSELLFSTLRQTRPKLAYLIPEFQNPTGRLMPLELRERLASVAHATGTDVVSDESFVELPLDGTPMPPPVAAFDRHSRVLTIGGMSKPYWGGLRIGWVRASAPVVQRLAAARVGVDMGSPVIDQLVAVQLLRQSDEIVGARRRQLAEQRDALVAAVRATFPEWRVVVPSGGVSLWAELDGPVSSALSHAAEDVGVRLAPGPRFGLDGTLERYLRLPFALPAEDLVEAVRRIAEIRYDLDRIRTGSRWRTPEVIT, from the coding sequence ATGTCGGTGGTGATCCGGGGAAGCCAATTGGCCCGAATGCTCGGCCAATGGCACCCGTTGCCCGGCACCCGGCGCAGCCCGGAGTACGCCGCGCTGGCCCAGGCCGTCCGCGGCCTGCTCTCCGACGGGCGGCTCGCGCTCGGTGTCCGGCTGCCGGCCGAGCGCGAGCTGGCCGAGGCGCTGTCGATCAGCCGCACCACGGTCACCGCGGCCTACCGCGAGCTGCGCGAGACCGGCCATCTGGCCAGCCGCCGCGGCGCCGGCAGCTGGACCACGCTGCCGTCCGGTCACCGGGTCAGCACCACCGGCCTGTGGACACCGACCGACACCATGGGCATGATCGACCTCGGCTGCGCCGCGCTGCCGCCGCCACCGCAACTGGTCCCGGCCGCGCGGGCCGCCGCCGAGGCGCTGCCGTGCTACCTGGGCGACGCCGGCTACCACCCGACCGGCATCATCGAGCTGCGCGAGGCCGTCGCGGAGCGCTTCCGGGCCCGCGGGCTACCCACCAGCCCGGAACAAATCATGATCACCAGCGGTACGCAGCAGGCGCTGGACCTCGTGCTCCGGCACCACCTCGCGGTCGGTGCCGGCGTGCTGGTGGAGTCGCCCACCTACCCGAACGCGCTGGCCGCGCTGGCCGCCCGCCGCGCCCGGATCGGCACGCACGGCCTCGACCCCGCCGCCGGCTGGGACTCCGAGCTGCTGTTCAGCACGCTCCGGCAAACCCGGCCCAAGCTCGCCTACCTGATTCCCGAGTTCCAGAACCCGACCGGCCGGCTGATGCCCCTGGAGCTGCGTGAACGCCTCGCCTCCGTGGCACACGCGACCGGCACGGACGTGGTCTCGGACGAGTCCTTCGTGGAACTCCCGCTGGACGGCACGCCGATGCCGCCGCCGGTCGCCGCGTTCGACCGGCACTCCCGGGTGCTGACCATCGGCGGGATGAGCAAGCCGTACTGGGGCGGCCTGCGGATCGGCTGGGTGCGCGCCTCCGCCCCGGTGGTCCAGCGGCTGGCCGCGGCCCGGGTGGGCGTGGACATGGGCAGTCCGGTGATCGACCAGCTGGTCGCGGTGCAGTTGCTCCGGCAGAGCGACGAGATCGTCGGCGCCCGCCGCCGCCAGCTCGCGGAGCAGCGTGACGCGCTGGTCGCCGCGGTCCGCGCGACGTTCCCGGAGTGGCGCGTGGTGGTGCCGTCCGGCGGGGTGTCACTGTGGGCGGAGCTGGACGGGCCGGTGTCGAGCGCGCTGTCGCACGCGGCCGAGGACGTCGGCGTGCGGCTGGCCCCGGGGCCCCGGTTCGGGCTGGACGGGACGCTGGAGCGGTATCTGCGGCTGCCGTTCGCGCTGCCGGCCGAGGACCTGGTCGAGGCGGTCCGCCGGATAGCGGAGATCCGCTACGACCTGGACCGCATCCGCACCGGGTCCCGCTGGCGCACACCGGAGGTCATCACCTGA
- a CDS encoding class I SAM-dependent methyltransferase yields MTVERPDYDTIARKWDDREYLREPVTGAIMERLPGIPDGALVLDMGCGTGEPGLTVKARYPASRLLGVDISEPMIALARSKARRLGDVSFETRPMSDTGAGPASVDVLVSRFALLYEEHRDVRPSLAEAARVLRPGGAFSLAVWDRAELNTLIALLHGAVGDLAGAAALPDPFAYDVLATPGRRARLLREAGFAVVEEAAFTFDYRIAGRAALLDVLHTSPYGPFVGTLGAADRAAVEDRVTARAAVHAEPDGGYRIPITCRLLWGRR; encoded by the coding sequence ATGACGGTGGAACGGCCTGACTACGACACCATCGCGCGGAAGTGGGACGACCGCGAGTATCTCCGCGAACCGGTGACCGGGGCGATCATGGAGCGGCTGCCGGGGATACCGGACGGCGCGCTGGTGCTGGACATGGGGTGCGGCACCGGCGAGCCCGGCCTCACGGTGAAGGCGCGGTATCCGGCGTCCCGGCTGCTGGGCGTCGACATCTCCGAGCCGATGATCGCACTCGCCCGGTCGAAGGCCCGGCGGCTCGGCGACGTCTCCTTCGAGACGCGGCCGATGAGCGACACCGGGGCCGGGCCGGCGTCCGTCGACGTGCTCGTCTCCCGCTTCGCGCTCCTCTACGAGGAGCACCGGGACGTCCGGCCGTCGCTGGCCGAGGCGGCCCGGGTGCTGCGGCCCGGCGGCGCGTTCTCGCTGGCGGTGTGGGACCGGGCCGAGCTGAACACACTGATCGCGCTGCTGCACGGCGCGGTCGGTGACCTGGCGGGTGCGGCGGCGCTGCCGGACCCGTTCGCGTACGACGTGCTCGCGACGCCGGGCCGTCGGGCCCGGCTGCTGCGCGAGGCCGGGTTCGCGGTGGTCGAGGAGGCCGCGTTCACCTTCGACTACCGGATCGCCGGCCGGGCGGCGCTGCTCGACGTGCTGCACACCAGTCCGTACGGGCCCTTCGTCGGCACGCTCGGCGCGGCGGACCGGGCCGCGGTGGAGGACCGCGTCACCGCCCGCGCCGCCGTGCACGCGGAACCGGACGGCGGCTACCGGATTCCGATCACCTGCCGCTTGCTGTGGGGCCGCCGCTGA